From the genome of Bacteroidota bacterium, one region includes:
- a CDS encoding tail fiber domain-containing protein — MKRVVFLITICLLLGAVQTFAQNSQYINYQAVARDASGDILESKPLVVELSILEGSVTGAIVWQEGHSVATNGFGLFTIKIGTGTPTGTGTLSSFDSIKWHLNDYFFSTRVDFGNGLVDMGTTRFLAVPYALYALTAGNSIGGTQKLSLSGHDLSITNGNTVTIPDNVDDADADPANEIQTISLSGTDLSISGGNTVSLPGDSDTDPTNEIQTLSVTGNDLSISGGNSITLPSSAWGKTNNILNYTGGNVAINTKANYHDSTLFTLTDSVTKNITALAFLYSIGSDNFFGSSTNFQANIEASNGTNSAIAGIANGNSGGINRGLFGFSESANSNYGVYGLASAGSKSTNHNYGVKGVSNGTTNGFNLGVFGEGNQSTGYNRGVDGRTAGTGSFNDGVFGESKGTGSGQNRGIYGFAQGSGFVNYGVIAETRGVGSWNIGVLADANGAAATNYALYSTAKNATTNYAAFLDGNVTYTGTLTGPSDAKLKEGVVNLSTALDMVNKLKPVTYTYKDSYREKISLSEGKQFGFIAQELELIIPELVNQQEAIVFGKDDYNQNAPIDKLEFKGINYIGLVPILTGAIQEQQLIIDQQQEAIDQLKLQNEQLLIKFEEIESRINALEKK, encoded by the coding sequence TTTTTAATAACAATCTGCCTGCTATTGGGAGCGGTGCAAACATTTGCTCAAAATTCACAATACATAAATTATCAAGCTGTTGCGAGAGATGCCAGTGGTGACATATTGGAAAGCAAACCATTGGTTGTGGAATTAAGTATTCTGGAAGGAAGCGTTACAGGAGCCATCGTATGGCAGGAAGGACATAGTGTTGCAACCAACGGTTTTGGCCTTTTTACCATTAAAATTGGAACAGGAACACCAACGGGAACAGGAACATTAAGTAGTTTCGATTCCATTAAATGGCATCTGAATGATTATTTTTTCAGTACACGTGTTGATTTCGGCAATGGCTTAGTTGATATGGGAACCACACGTTTTCTTGCGGTTCCTTATGCCTTATATGCGCTAACTGCAGGAAACAGCATTGGAGGAACTCAAAAACTTTCCTTATCAGGTCATGATTTATCTATCACAAACGGAAATACAGTTACGATACCCGACAATGTGGATGATGCAGATGCAGATCCTGCCAATGAGATTCAGACCATCAGTCTGAGTGGAACAGATTTAAGCATTAGCGGTGGCAACACAGTTAGTTTGCCCGGGGACTCTGATACAGATCCAACAAACGAAATACAAACGTTAAGTGTGACCGGAAATGATCTTTCTATAAGCGGAGGTAATAGTATAACTCTACCAAGTAGTGCTTGGGGAAAAACAAATAACATACTAAACTATACAGGAGGAAATGTGGCCATCAATACAAAAGCCAACTATCACGATAGTACACTTTTCACTCTCACTGATAGTGTAACCAAAAACATCACTGCCTTGGCATTTCTATATTCTATAGGTTCTGATAATTTCTTTGGTTCGTCTACAAATTTCCAGGCCAACATTGAGGCATCTAATGGAACAAATTCAGCTATTGCTGGTATTGCCAATGGTAACTCAGGAGGTATTAACCGCGGACTGTTTGGTTTTTCTGAAAGTGCAAACTCAAATTATGGTGTTTATGGACTGGCAAGTGCTGGAAGCAAGTCAACCAATCACAACTATGGCGTAAAAGGTGTCTCAAATGGAACCACAAATGGTTTTAATTTAGGCGTATTTGGCGAAGGAAACCAATCAACTGGTTACAACAGAGGTGTAGATGGCCGTACTGCAGGAACGGGAAGCTTTAATGATGGTGTTTTTGGCGAAAGTAAGGGAACAGGAAGTGGTCAGAACCGTGGAATATATGGATTTGCACAAGGAAGTGGATTTGTAAACTATGGTGTTATTGCTGAAACTCGAGGAGTTGGTTCCTGGAATATTGGTGTGCTAGCTGATGCCAACGGAGCAGCTGCTACAAACTATGCTTTATATTCCACAGCGAAAAATGCAACAACAAACTATGCGGCATTTCTTGATGGAAATGTAACCTATACAGGTACTCTTACAGGTCCTTCTGATGCAAAACTAAAAGAAGGTGTTGTGAACCTGAGTACAGCTTTGGACATGGTTAACAAATTAAAGCCGGTTACTTATACCTACAAAGACTCCTACAGGGAAAAAATAAGCTTATCAGAAGGCAAACAATTTGGATTTATTGCTCAAGAACTGGAACTTATCATTCCTGAATTAGTGAATCAACAAGAAGCCATTGTTTTTGGGAAGGATGATTACAACCAAAATGCACCTATTGACAAGCTAGAGTTCAAAGGCATTAATTACATTGGATTGGTACCTATATTAACAGGAGCTATTCAGGAGCAACAGCTAATTATTGATCAGCAGCAAGAAGCTATTGATCAACTCAAACTTCAAAATGAGCAGTTACTCATAAAGTTTGAAGAAATTGAAAGTAGAATAAATGCTTTGGAGAAAAAATAA